A genomic stretch from Deinococcus sp. YIM 134068 includes:
- a CDS encoding ABC transporter ATP-binding protein, translated as MTVQTPDVRREVRHNAEHALELRGITKRFPLVLANDDISMAVRWGSVHALCGENGAGKSTLMKIVYGAQPPTSGEIVVDGEVVNFTDPAQAIARGIGMVFQHFMLVDTLTVTENVILGAEPTAGTSINYAAARRRVAELIKQFNFDLGPDALVGDLPVGLQQKVEILKTLYRGARILILDEPTAVLTPSETDELFDFLKNQYAASGNAVIFISHKLHEVLHISDTISVIRDGKMIGTIPSQGATTETLAKMMVGRDVSLKVQKTPAQPGEVALDVRGVTVKGEHGNAVDGVSFQVRAGEIVGIAGVEGNGQSELVEAITGLTPISGGEITYLGKQARGVREVEASGLSHIPEDRNERGLVLDMTTAENYILGEHDRPPFAGPLGFLKLDVIAQNARKLSEQYDVRPRSASLQAGRYSGGNAQKLIVAREMRKGPKILVASQPTRGVDIGAIEFIHRQIVDARDQGLAVLLISADLGEVMNLADRILVMYEGKVVGEVEARSATETQLGLLMTGSGGASGRSGAVSVSQAEGER; from the coding sequence ATGACCGTCCAGACCCCCGACGTGAGGCGCGAGGTGCGGCACAACGCCGAACACGCGCTGGAGTTGCGCGGCATCACCAAACGTTTCCCGCTCGTCCTCGCCAACGACGACATCTCGATGGCGGTGCGGTGGGGCAGCGTCCATGCCCTGTGCGGGGAGAACGGCGCGGGCAAGAGCACCCTGATGAAGATCGTCTACGGTGCCCAGCCGCCGACCTCCGGCGAGATCGTGGTGGACGGCGAGGTCGTGAATTTCACCGACCCGGCGCAGGCCATCGCGCGCGGCATCGGCATGGTGTTCCAGCACTTCATGCTCGTGGACACCTTGACCGTCACGGAAAACGTGATCCTGGGGGCCGAGCCGACGGCGGGCACCTCCATCAACTACGCGGCGGCGCGGCGGCGGGTGGCCGAACTCATCAAGCAGTTCAACTTCGACCTCGGGCCGGACGCGCTCGTGGGCGACCTCCCCGTGGGCCTCCAGCAGAAGGTGGAAATCCTCAAGACGCTCTACCGGGGCGCGCGTATCCTGATTCTGGACGAGCCGACCGCCGTGCTGACGCCCTCGGAGACCGACGAGCTGTTCGACTTCCTGAAAAACCAGTACGCCGCGAGCGGCAACGCCGTCATCTTCATCAGCCACAAGCTGCACGAGGTCCTGCACATCAGCGACACGATCAGCGTCATCCGCGACGGCAAGATGATCGGCACCATTCCCTCCCAGGGCGCGACCACCGAAACGCTCGCCAAGATGATGGTCGGACGCGACGTGAGCCTCAAGGTGCAGAAGACGCCCGCCCAGCCGGGGGAGGTCGCCCTCGACGTGCGCGGCGTGACCGTGAAGGGCGAGCACGGCAACGCGGTGGACGGTGTGTCCTTCCAGGTCCGCGCGGGCGAGATCGTCGGCATCGCGGGCGTGGAGGGCAACGGCCAGAGCGAACTCGTGGAGGCGATCACGGGCCTGACGCCGATCAGCGGCGGGGAGATCACCTACCTCGGCAAACAGGCGCGGGGCGTGCGTGAGGTCGAGGCGTCCGGCCTCTCCCATATCCCGGAGGACCGCAACGAGCGCGGGCTGGTGCTGGATATGACGACCGCCGAGAACTACATCCTCGGGGAGCATGACCGCCCCCCCTTCGCCGGGCCGCTGGGCTTTCTCAAGCTCGACGTGATCGCCCAGAACGCCCGCAAACTCAGCGAGCAGTACGACGTGCGCCCCCGCAGCGCCAGCCTCCAGGCGGGCCGCTACTCCGGCGGCAACGCGCAGAAGCTCATCGTGGCGCGTGAGATGAGGAAGGGGCCGAAGATTCTGGTCGCCTCGCAGCCCACGCGCGGGGTGGACATCGGGGCCATCGAGTTCATCCACCGCCAGATCGTCGATGCCCGCGATCAGGGCCTCGCCGTCCTCCTGATCAGCGCCGACCTCGGGGAAGTGATGAACCTCGCCGACCGCATCCTCGTCATGTACGAGGGAAAGGTCGTCGGCGAGGTCGAGGCGAGGAGCGCCACCGAGACGCAACTCGGCCTGCTGATGACGGGCAGCGGCGGTGCGAGCGGGCGCAGCGGCGCGGTGAGCGTGTCTCAGGCCGAGGGCGAACGCTGA
- a CDS encoding phosphatase PAP2 family protein — MESFWLLVTNLGRDEVFIVALALYMWLVRPRGGRDLGVAFALSYVVNTALKFGLDLPRPFTNDPGAASEAARATAGGPGLPSGHAQMAATLWGGIAAQIGRRGVWIGSLLLIALISASRLVLNVHFPSDVIVGLLLGAAFAGLAARGHFPQEGAMRWLIPAVVLLLAAFLPTGTPREYGAALGMLAGFWFARPTFRPPGDVTGRLIVALVGLLVVFAVYFGLSALPQEVRDLGLVRALRYALLVVVAVEGVPRLLRRWLPEG; from the coding sequence ATGGAGTCCTTCTGGTTGCTCGTCACCAACCTGGGCCGCGACGAGGTGTTCATCGTGGCCCTCGCGCTGTATATGTGGCTCGTCCGCCCGCGCGGGGGGCGGGACCTGGGGGTGGCCTTCGCCCTGTCCTACGTGGTCAACACGGCGCTGAAGTTCGGGCTGGACCTGCCGCGCCCCTTCACGAACGACCCCGGCGCGGCGAGCGAGGCGGCGCGGGCGACGGCGGGCGGTCCCGGCCTGCCCAGCGGCCACGCGCAGATGGCGGCAACCTTGTGGGGCGGGATCGCGGCGCAGATCGGGAGAAGGGGGGTGTGGATCGGCTCCCTGCTTCTGATCGCCCTGATCTCGGCTTCCCGGCTGGTCCTGAACGTCCACTTCCCCAGCGACGTGATCGTGGGCCTGCTGCTCGGGGCGGCCTTCGCGGGGCTGGCGGCGCGGGGTCACTTCCCGCAGGAGGGGGCAATGCGCTGGCTCATTCCCGCCGTCGTCCTGCTGCTCGCGGCGTTCCTGCCGACGGGCACCCCACGCGAGTACGGCGCGGCGCTGGGGATGCTCGCCGGGTTCTGGTTCGCGCGGCCCACCTTCCGGCCCCCAGGTGATGTGACGGGCCGTCTCATCGTCGCCCTCGTCGGCCTGCTCGTCGTCTTCGCCGTGTACTTCGGGTTGAGCGCCCTGCCGCAGGAGGTCCGAGACCTCGGCCTCGTGCGGGCGCTGCGGTATGCGCTGCTCGTGGTCGTGGCGGTGGAGGGGGTGCCCCGCCTGCTGCGGCGCTGGCTGCCGGAGGGGTAG